In Mus musculus strain C57BL/6J chromosome 14, GRCm38.p6 C57BL/6J, the following are encoded in one genomic region:
- the Gm3629 gene encoding uncharacterized protein LOC100042024 isoform X7, translating to MNTEFNIIKSQHEKTMLDMDKMTQSIIASMKFSEELLKDNYSYSIKQKHHLRECTQLKEKVRILPNENRKVLLEQAGMQVSRGEEKRFCEEASKNICASSAKEQQIG from the exons atgaacactgaattcaacatcattaaatcacaacatgagaagacaatgttggatatggatAAAATGACCCAGTCCATAATTGCTTCCATGAAGTTCTCCGAGGAACTGTTaaaagataactattcctacag CATCAAGCAGAAACACCAcctccgtgagtgcactcaactaaaggaaaaagtgaggaTATTACcgaatgagaacagaaaggtgCTGTTGGAGCAGGCTGGAATGCAAGTGTCccgtggggaagaaaagaggttctgtgaggaggccagcaagaacatctgtgcctcaagtgccaaggagcagcagataggatga